CGCCGAAAAAGACCAGTTCTGCTGGGCGAAGGCGGGCCGATATCCGGCCTCGAATTTCTACGGAGGCAAGCGGGGAAACGGAGATGGAGAGGAGAGTTATCTTTCAGGCTACTATTGGGGCGGGAGCCTCAATTTCGAGACAAGGTTCCGCCCGCTGAACCGGTACGTATACGGAAGGGTGGTGAACGACGTGACCGAGCTGCGCGTGTTCGAATGCCCTTCAGATTACGGAGTGCGAAGCCGCTATGCCGCCCTGCAACCGCCCTCCAAGAAAAACGCTTACGAGGTCACGGGCACGAGTTATCAGGCAAATGTGATCTGGTACACCTACCTCCTGGATGTTGAAAACCTGAGAGGTAACGCGGATGAGCTGAGCCGTCGGGTCGGGTCGCTGGAAAAAAGCATCATGAGGCACTTCCGGAGATTTGGCGCGAGCCGGGCCA
The genomic region above belongs to Phycisphaerae bacterium and contains:
- a CDS encoding prepilin-type N-terminal cleavage/methylation domain-containing protein produces the protein MQCKKRLHAFTLIEILVVVAIIALLIAILLPSLQRAREQAKIAMCLANLRSLGVAATSYLTAEKDQFCWAKAGRYPASNFYGGKRGNGDGEESYLSGYYWGGSLNFETRFRPLNRYVYGRVVNDVTELRVFECPSDYGVRSRYAALQPPSKKNAYEVTGTSYQANVIWYTYLLDVENLRGNADELSRRVGSLEKSIMRHFRRFGASRAILLQEDPCDVSTGGVLTGSWPRDVKMLGWHRQFDRHNLLFLDGHAAYTYVNAKMNLDHRAGSTMFVECSPSQLKNCVHGTSDWIS